The following proteins come from a genomic window of Dreissena polymorpha isolate Duluth1 chromosome 1, UMN_Dpol_1.0, whole genome shotgun sequence:
- the LOC127864937 gene encoding uncharacterized protein LOC127864937 encodes MADKSSSSHAKGSDEVKDFICSSCKEQANADFYCKTCLKLYCGKCIPLHDKWFKKHSAYGRNDMKEWPVSKQVEEFLWKCEAHKDDKIEMLCDDHSQLCCTKCAFNDHSECSKVTPINELTNTQPTDLQGLSVELETVLGEIKSQQSSQEASVESLQKAYKEHRADMIEQMRGNLNTNLDKFGNNCVGTSGKIEQYLKDDMCRSVFSILNEFDNITLKELNEMKDEVISIKGSVTSSIHKCTSVHSDLLQLLEIVQKIGDNKELCLIASIKCKHVIQQAYTLLGKSGKVFKVLGKSEYNVRIPSDSVTCDISGICVLPDGQVLVADEENKRVKLLSQQYQVVSHCGVNAYAHAICLITPSVVAVAVNTSTIGEVQFITVNQEKLVPGRKFQLQHQCRGISHHQGDLFVTSGQELYKYSLNGKLICRLYEDRSDDYTVNKCAVSPTGDRLYISSIWQHKLLTLARDGTLLATLTDPALERPSGQHVTPAGQVLVCGYWSFTILQVGWEGESKLATLANIKDGVRLPLSVCYSSTTSSIIVGLLGTDNIFVIRVE; translated from the exons ATGGCAGACAAGTCTTCGTCTTCTCATGCCAAAGGCTCTGATGAGGTTAAGGATTTTATTTGTTCGTCATGCAAAGAGCAAGcaaatgcagatttttactgcaaaacatgtttgaaactttattgtgggaaatgtattccgttgcatgataagtggtttaaaaaacattcagcTTATGGAAGGAATGACATGAAAGAATGGCCAGTTTCGAAACAGGTGGAGGAATTTCTATGGAAGTGTGAAGCGCACAAGGatgacaaaattgaaatgttatgtgatGACCACAGTCAGTTGTGCTGCACAAAGTGTGCCTTCAATGATCACAG CGAGTGCAGTAAAGTGACTCCAATTAATGAGCTGACCAACACGCAGCCCACAGACCTACAGGGACTGTCAGTGGAGCTCGAAACTGTTCTGGGAGAAATCAAAAGCCAACAGAGCAGTCAGGAGGCCAGTGTTGAGTCATTGCAGAAAGCATACAAGGAACATAGGGCAGATATGATCGAACAAATGCGTGGCAATTTAAACACTAATTTAGATAAGTTTGGTAATAATTGTGTGGGCACATCGGGAAaaattgagcaatatttaaaagacgACATGTGTAGGAGTGTTTTTTCTAtcttgaatgaatttgataatattactttGAAGGAACTAAatgagatgaaagatgaagttataagcataaaaggATCAGTTACAAGTTccattcataaatgcaccagtgtTCACAGTGACTTGTTACAATTACTTGAAatcgttcagaaaattggagataataaggagctctgccttatagccagcataaaatgtaaacatgtcaTACAGCAGGCATACACTCTGCTTGGAAAGTCGGGCAAGGTGTTTAAGGTCCTGGGGAAGTCTGAgtacaatgtgagaataccaagtgattcagttACATGTGATATctcaggcatatgtgttcttccaGATGGACAGGTCCTGGTTGCAGACGAAGAAAATAAGAGAGTCAAGCTTCTGagccagcagtaccaggtggtgagtcactgtggTGTGAATGCTTATGCACATGCCATATGTTTGATCACACCCAGTGtggttgcagtggctgtgaataCTAGCaccataggtgaggtccagtttatcactgtcaaccaggaaaagcttgttcctggcaggaagtttcagttacaacatcaATGTAGAGGTATTTCCCATCACcaaggagacctttttgtcacctctggtcaagaactgtacaaatactcactgaatggcaaactgatctgcagactcTACGAAGATAGATCAGATGATTATACAG taaacaagtgtgctgtgagtcccacaggagacaggctgtacatcagcAGCATCTGGCagcacaagcttctcaccctggccagggatggaacactcctggctacattAACAGACCCAGCACTAGAGCGCCCATCTGGTcaacatgtgacccctgcaggccaggtgctggtctgtggatactGGTCCTTCACtatactacaggtgggctgggagggagagagtaagctggctactcTTGCTAATATAAAGGATGGAGTGAGGTTGCCattgtcagtctgctacagcagcacaacaTCCTCCATAATTGTGGGACTGTTGGGGACAGACAACATCTTTGTgatcagagtggaatag